The following are from one region of the Zonotrichia leucophrys gambelii isolate GWCS_2022_RI chromosome 1A, RI_Zleu_2.0, whole genome shotgun sequence genome:
- the SNRPF gene encoding small nuclear ribonucleoprotein F, with protein sequence MSLPLNPKPFLNGLTGKPVMVKLKWGMEYKGYLVSVDGYMNMQLANTEEYIDGALSGHLGEVLIRCNNVLYIRGVEEEEEDGEMRE encoded by the exons aTG AGCCTGCCCCTGAACCCGAAGCCGTTCCTGAACGGGCTGACGGGGAAGCCGGTGATGGTGAAGCTGAAGTGGGGCATGGAGTACAAGGGCTACCTGGTCTCCGTGGACGGCTACATGAACATGCAG CTTGCAAACACAGAGGAGTACATAGACGGTGCGCTGTCTGGACACCTGGGTGAAGTGTTGATAAG ATGCAATAACGTTTTGTACATCAGAGGTgtggaagaagaggaagaagatggAGAAATGAGAGAATAG
- the AMDHD1 gene encoding probable imidazolonepropionase, with translation MAGRQRHRLLLENAEQLVLVCGRREPYLRRDGAHTLALLRAASLVVGLDGCIKAVGQADVIRNEFSEATFERIIDCSGKCVLPGLVDAHTHPVWAGDRVHEFAMKLAGASYMEIHQAGGGIHFTVEHTRAASEAELLAGLQQRLSRMLRTGTTLVECKSGYGLDLHTELKMLRAIERARRSTDIGISSTYCGAHAVPRGKTAAEATDDIINNHLPKLKELKLSGEIHVDNIDVFCEKGVFDLESTRRILQAGKDIGLQINFHGDELHPMKSAELGAELGARAISHLEEVSDEGIVAMARAKCAAVLLPTTAYMLRLKQPQARKMLEEGVIVALGSDFNPNAYCFSMPMVMHLACVNMKMSMNEALAAATINAAYALGKSDTHGSLEVGKQGDLLIINSSRWEHLIYQFGGHEALINYVIVKGKVIYENERCEAMGSY, from the exons ATGGCGGGGCGGCAGCGGCAccggctgctgctggagaacgcggagcagctggtgctggtgtgCGGCCGGCGGGAGCCGTACCTGCGGCGGGACGGCGCCCACACGCTGGCCCTGCTGCGGGCCGCCAGCCTGGTGGTGGGGCT GGATGGCTGTATCAAAGCTGTGGGCCAGGCAGATGTCATTCGCAATGAGTTTTCAGAAGCAACGTTTGAAAGGATAATTGACTGCTCTGGGAAGTGCGTGTTGCCAG gcCTGGTAGATGCACATACACATCCAGTATGGGCTGGTGATAGGGTTCATGAGTTTGCAATGAAG CTGGCAGGCGCATCCTACATGGAGATCCACCAGGCTGGGGGCGGGATCCACTTCACGGTGGAGCACACCCGGGCGGCCTCGGAGGCCGAGCTGCTGGCGGGGCTGCAGCAGCGCCTGAGCCGCATGCTCCGCACGGGCACCACGCTGGTGGAGTGCAAGAGCGGCTACGGCCTGGACCTGCACACCGAGCTCAAGATGCTGCGGGCCATCGAGCGCGCACGGAGATCCACCGACATCGGCATCTCCTCCACCTACTGCGGAGCCCACGCCGTGCCCAG aGGGAAAACTGCTGCTGAAGCCACAGATGACATTATCAATAACCACCTTCCTAAACTGAAAGAACTCAAACTAAGTGGTGAAATACATGTTGACAATATAGATGTCTTCTGTGAGAAAGGAGTCTTTGATCTGGAGTCTACAAGGAGAATACTTCAAGCTGGAAAAGATATAGGGTTACAGATTAACTTCCATGGTGATGAACTGCATCCGATGAAATCTGCTGAG cttggagctgagctgggagcccGGGCCATCAGCCACCTGGAAGAGGTCAGTGATGAAGGTATTGTGGCAATGGCAAGAGCCAAGTGTGCTGCTGTCCTTCTGCCAACAACAGCCTACATGCTAAG ACTGAAGCAACCTCAAGCTAGAAAAATGTTGGAAGAAGGTGTTATAGTTGCTCTTGGCAGTGACTTTAATCCTAATGCATACTGTTTTTCAATG CCTATGGTGATGCACCTGGCCTGTGTGAACATGAAGATGTCAATGAATGAAGCACTGGCAGCTGCCACCATTAATGCAGCTTATGCTCTGGGCAAATCAGACACACATGGCTCCTTGGAGGTCGGCAAGCAGGGGGATCTTCTTATCATAAACTCATCAAG GTGGGAGCACTTGATTTACCAGTTTGGTGGACATGAAGCATTGATTAACTACGTTATAGTTAAAGGAAAAGTCATCTATGAAAATGAGAGGTGTGAGGCAATGGGCAGTTACTGA
- the HAL gene encoding histidine ammonia-lyase — MPRYTVHVRGEWLAVPCLSSTNTIEWLGKEAVRRYMKNKPDNGGFASVEEVKFYIRRCKGLGLLDLDDTVGDALEDNEFVEVVIEGDIMSPDFIPSQPEGVHLYSKYREPEQYISLDGNSLTTEDLVNLGKGLYKIKLTREAETKVKKSREVIERIVKEQTVVYGITTGFGKFARTVIPNSNLRELQVNLVRSHSAGVGKPLTPERTRMLLALRINVLAKGYSGISLETLEQVIEVFNASCLPYIPEKGTVGASGDLAPLSHLALGLIGEGKMWSPKSGWADAKYVLEAHGLKPITLKPKEGLALINGTQMITSLGCEAVERAGAIARQADIIAALTLEVLKGTTRAFDTDIHAVRPHRGQAEVAFRFRSLLDSDHHPSEIAESHRFCDRVQDAYTMRCCPQVHGIVNDTIAFVKDIITTELNSATDNPMVFAEREETISGGNFHGEYPAKALDYLAIGVHELAAISERRIERLCNPSLSELPAFLVTEGGLNSGFMIAHCTAAALVSENKALCHPSSVDSLSTSAATEDHVSMGGWAARKALRVIEHVEQVLAIELLAACQGIEFLRPLRTTTPLEKVYDLVRSVVRPWIKDRFMAPDIEAAHRLLVEQKVWEVAYPYIEKYRREHIPESRPISPTAFSLRMSADDSHDHRHQNEL; from the exons ATGCCGAGGTACACAGTGCATGTCCGAGGAGAgtggctggcagtgccatgccTGAGCTCCACAAACACCATCGAGTGGCTGGGGAAGGAAGCTGTGAGGCGCTACATGAAAAACAAACCCGACAATGGGGGATTTGCCTCAGTGGAAGAAGTCAAGTTTTACATTCGAAGGTGCAAGGGACTTGGCTTGCTGGATCTTGATGATACCGTGGGGGATGCTCTAGAAGACAATGAATTTGTTGAAGTTG TTATAGAAGGAGATATAATGTCTCCAGATTTCATACCATCTCAGCCAGAAGGAGTTCATTT ATACAGCAAATACCGAGAACCAGAACAG TATATTTCTTTAGATGGCAACAGCTTAACAACGGAGGACTTGGTCAATTTAGGAAAGGGACTCTACAAGATAAAG CTCACACGCGAAGCTGAAactaaagtaaaaaaatcacGAGAAGTGATTGAAAGGATCGTAAAGGAACAGACag TTGTTTATGGAATCACCACGGGTTTTGGAAAGTTTGCCAGGACTGTAATCCCAAACAGCAATCTGAG ggAGCTTCAAGTGAACTTGGTTCGTTCACATTCTGCAG GTGTGGGGAAACCTTTGACCCCAGAGAGAACTCGCATGCTCTTGGCACTGAGAATCAATGTCCTAGCCAAAGGATACAGTGGAATATCCCTAGAAACCCTCGAGCAAGTTATTGAAGTGTTTAATG cATCCTGCCTTCCTTATATCCCAGAGAAAGGGACAGTTGGAGCCAGCGGAGACTTGGCCCCTCTCTCTCATCTTGCTCTGGGATTAATTGGAGAGGGAAAGATGTGGTCCCCGAAGAGTGGCTGGGCTGATGCTAAATAT GTCCTGGAAGCTCATGGACTGAAACCAATTACCTTGAAACCAAAAGAG GGCCTGGCGCTCATCAACGGGACACAAATGATCACCTCGCTGGGGTGTGAGGCAGTGGAAAGAGCCGGAGCTATAGCGAGGCAAGCTGACATCATTGCTGCCCTTACACTGGAAGTGCTGAAGGGTACAACGAGGGCCTTTGACACTG ATATCCATGCGGTGCGCCCGCATCGAGGGCAGGCTGAAGTGGCCTTTCGATTCAGGTCCCTTCTAGATTCTGACCATCATCCATCAGAAATAGCAG AGAGCCACAGATTCTGTGACCGAGTTCAGGACGCGTACACAATGCGCTGCTGCCCTCAG GTCCATGGAATTGTAAATGATACAATTGCTTTTGTGAAGGACATAATAACAACGGAACTCAACAGCGCCACAGACAACCCT ATGGTGTTTGCTGAAAGAGAAGAGACCATTTCTGGAGGAAATTTTCATGGTGAATATCCTGCAAAG GCTCTGGACTATTTAGCAATTGGTGTGCATGAACTCGCTGCAATTAGTGAAAGAAGAATTGAGAGGCTCTGCAATCCCTCACTCAGTGAACTGCCTGCATTTTTAGTGACTGAAGGAGGTCTGAACTCAGGCTTCATGATTGcacactgcacagcagctgccctgg TGTCTGAGAACAAAGCCTTGTGCCACCCCTCTTCTGTGGATTCTCTCTCAACCAGTGCTGCTACAGAGGATCACGTGTCCATGGGAGGATGGGCTGCAAGAAAAGCCTTGAGAGTTATTGAACATGTGGAACAag tCCTGGCCATCGAGCTGCTCGCCGCGTGCCAGGGCATCGAGTTCCTCCGCCCTCTGAGAACCACCACGCCATTGGAGAAGGTCTACGACCTTGTGCGCTCCGTGGTGAG GCCCTGGATAAAGGATCGCTTCATGGCCCCCGACATTGAAGCAGCTCACAGGCTGCTCGTGGAGCAGAAG GTGTGGGAAGTGGCCTACCCTTACATTGAAAAGTACAGGAGGGAACACATCCCTGAATCAAGACCCATTTCACCTACAGCTTTCTCCCTGAGAATGAGTGCAGATGATAGTCATGACCACAGGCATCAGAATGAGCTCTGA